A window of the Scylla paramamosain isolate STU-SP2022 unplaced genomic scaffold, ASM3559412v1 Contig71, whole genome shotgun sequence genome harbors these coding sequences:
- the LOC135098625 gene encoding uncharacterized protein LOC135098625 has protein sequence MPDSATLPKATRRLCEHGGGDARPAATVKNGETKEKSIKSQNLETQIEDHKPLQGTEGKKTGESHSHVLKHESSVKEKAAAEKQDKKTSSHKKLHDLLSSLASTDPIFLWSLKCSRHVPKLGRRPKLQEKANYPRYQSLALNLSLF, from the exons ATGCCTGACTCGGCCACTTTGCCGAAAGCCACCAGAAGATTGTGtgagcatggtggtggtgatgccagACCTGCTGCCACTGTCAAGAATggtgaaactaaagaaaaatcaattaaaTCTCAGAATCTGGAAACCCAGATAGAAGACCATAAGCCACTTCAGGggacagagggaaagaagactGGAGAGTCTCACTCACATGTCTTAAAACATGAGTCCAGTGTAAAAGAGAAAGCTGCTGCagagaaacaagacaagaaGACATCTAGCCACAAGAAACTACAtgatcttctttcatctttggcTAGT ACTGACCCCATATTCCTGTGGAGCCTCAAGTGCAGCCGTCACGTCCCAAAGCTCGGAAGAAGACCAAAACTGCAGGAAAAGGCAAATTATCCCCGGTATCAGAGCCTGGCCTTG AACCTGAGCTTGTTTTAG